One segment of Desulfocurvus vexinensis DSM 17965 DNA contains the following:
- a CDS encoding PAS domain-containing protein, producing MEQGRRWDTFLVEEHELIERAMAVLRANLERVHTLGHDPVQTRRALDFLLEFGDRIHNAKEEEYLFPLLEQRGIPVQGGPLGVMLAEHEAERDLLGRMVRQVGGLPSAPAVERERFVDEGIEYLRIRAEHIWKENDVLYPMGRKVMQERDGVGLLAAFEHLDQQTYGPGARENYARMVAEIEDAGARRSLAARLAPAQIHAILETLPVEVTFVDADDTVAYFNRLDRPKIFPRTRSVIGRKVEKCHPEGSVHVVREIVQSFRDGTRDKAEFWIDFMGRKVHIRYFPVRGDDGAYLGVLEVTQDVTDIMALTGQKRLLD from the coding sequence ATGGAACAGGGCAGACGCTGGGACACGTTTCTGGTGGAGGAGCACGAACTCATCGAGCGGGCCATGGCCGTCCTGCGGGCCAACCTGGAGCGGGTGCACACCCTGGGCCACGACCCGGTGCAGACCCGCCGGGCCCTGGATTTCCTGCTGGAATTCGGCGACCGCATCCACAACGCCAAGGAGGAGGAATACCTCTTTCCGCTGCTGGAGCAGCGCGGCATCCCCGTGCAGGGCGGGCCGCTGGGCGTGATGCTCGCCGAGCACGAGGCCGAACGCGACCTGCTGGGGCGCATGGTCCGCCAGGTCGGCGGGCTGCCCTCGGCCCCGGCGGTGGAGCGCGAGCGTTTCGTGGACGAGGGCATCGAATACCTGCGCATCCGCGCCGAGCACATCTGGAAGGAGAACGACGTGCTCTACCCCATGGGCCGCAAGGTCATGCAGGAGCGCGACGGCGTGGGCCTGCTGGCGGCCTTCGAGCACCTCGACCAGCAGACCTACGGCCCCGGGGCGCGCGAGAACTACGCGCGCATGGTGGCCGAGATCGAGGACGCCGGGGCGCGCCGCTCCCTGGCCGCGCGGCTTGCGCCCGCCCAGATCCACGCCATCCTCGAAACCCTGCCCGTGGAAGTGACCTTCGTGGACGCCGACGACACGGTGGCCTATTTCAACCGCCTGGACCGGCCCAAGATCTTCCCGCGCACCCGCTCGGTCATCGGGCGCAAGGTCGAGAAGTGCCACCCCGAGGGCAGCGTGCACGTGGTGCGCGAGATCGTGCAGAGCTTCCGCGACGGCACGCGCGACAAGGCCGAGTTCTGGATCGACTTCATGGGCCGCAAGGTCCACATCCGCTACTTCCCCGTGCGCGGGGACGACGGCGCCTACCTCGGCGTGCTGGAAGTGACCCAGGACGTGACGGACATCATGGCCCTCACGGGCCAGAAGCGGCTTCTGGACTGA
- a CDS encoding sialidase family protein codes for MPSVSALAARHAVVDARPGHYLCFPDLLALPGGQLLCVYREADRHVATRRALLARESADGGATWGPAREVARGIGHCPRLSAPAPGLILALDDDATLHESRDAGRTWATTRGTGMAHGVADRILALPGGPWLTTAHRHLDGPEDPASGQRPTEQVVFASTDAGRSWRPLSLLAGPGRLVLCEAAMVCLPSGRILALLRENSHVGEPIRRCHSDDGGRTWSAPEPTPLLGHRPTPGLTADGRLLVTYRDTGPSPGTSAWLGPEEALRGFAPQGPASHAPGPPPPLSAAGLLLEAPPATAPWLLHPLTDPDAEHAALEAEMRCLEGAAGLRLGGWWRVTPGELALLGPPADDGGPPEVLGRTALAPGAVHRLRLEWRPGEVRALVDGQPRLAVALPAADVRRRAVCFGALPGAAGRSLWRAVAQDIRPPGGGPGHAWAWTPAKGQPDARVRREVLRLADAPGVAWPDFGYSGWAEPHPGQFVCVYHHAEAQAQDYAPGACAHVRATRFDTTDFAPGEAFSGVASPAGLRV; via the coding sequence GTGCCGTCCGTGTCCGCCCTGGCCGCGCGCCACGCCGTGGTGGACGCCCGGCCCGGGCACTACCTGTGCTTCCCCGACCTGCTGGCCCTGCCCGGCGGGCAGCTGTTGTGCGTCTACCGCGAGGCCGACCGCCACGTGGCCACCCGCCGCGCCCTGCTGGCTCGCGAAAGCGCCGACGGCGGCGCCACCTGGGGCCCGGCGCGCGAGGTCGCCCGGGGCATCGGGCACTGCCCGCGCCTGAGCGCCCCCGCCCCGGGGCTCATCCTGGCCCTGGACGACGACGCCACCCTGCACGAAAGCCGCGACGCGGGCCGCACCTGGGCCACCACCCGGGGCACAGGCATGGCCCACGGCGTGGCCGACCGCATCCTGGCCTTGCCCGGCGGCCCCTGGCTGACCACCGCCCACCGCCACCTGGACGGCCCCGAGGACCCCGCCAGCGGCCAGCGGCCCACGGAGCAGGTGGTCTTCGCCAGCACCGATGCCGGTCGCAGTTGGCGGCCCCTCTCCCTGCTGGCGGGCCCGGGGCGGCTGGTGCTGTGCGAGGCGGCCATGGTCTGCCTGCCCTCGGGGCGCATCCTGGCCCTGCTGCGCGAGAACAGCCACGTGGGCGAGCCCATCCGCCGCTGCCACAGCGATGACGGCGGGCGCACCTGGAGCGCCCCGGAGCCCACGCCCCTGCTGGGCCACCGCCCCACCCCGGGGCTGACCGCCGACGGGCGGCTGCTGGTGACCTACCGCGACACCGGCCCGAGCCCGGGCACCTCGGCCTGGCTGGGGCCCGAGGAAGCGCTGCGCGGCTTCGCGCCCCAGGGCCCGGCCAGCCACGCCCCGGGCCCGCCGCCGCCCCTGTCCGCCGCCGGGCTGCTGCTGGAGGCGCCCCCGGCCACGGCGCCCTGGCTGCTGCACCCGCTGACCGACCCCGACGCCGAACACGCCGCCCTGGAGGCCGAGATGCGCTGCCTGGAGGGCGCGGCGGGCCTGCGCCTGGGCGGCTGGTGGCGCGTGACCCCCGGCGAGCTGGCCCTGCTCGGCCCGCCCGCAGACGATGGCGGGCCGCCCGAAGTCCTGGGGCGCACGGCCCTGGCCCCCGGCGCGGTCCACCGCCTGCGCCTGGAATGGCGCCCCGGCGAGGTGCGCGCCCTGGTGGACGGGCAGCCCCGGCTGGCCGTGGCCCTGCCCGCCGCCGATGTGCGCCGCCGGGCGGTGTGCTTCGGGGCCCTGCCCGGCGCGGCCGGGCGCAGCCTGTGGCGCGCCGTAGCCCAGGACATCCGGCCCCCGGGCGGCGGCCCGGGCCACGCCTGGGCCTGGACCCCGGCGAAGGGCCAGCCCGACGCGCGGGTGCGCCGCGAGGTATTGCGCCTGGCCGACGCCCCGGGCGTGGCCTGGCCGGATTTCGGCTATTCCGGCTGGGCCGAGCCGCACCCCGGGCAGTTCGTCTGCGTCTACCATCACGCCGAGGCCCAGGCGCAGGACTACGCCCCCGGCGCCTGCGCCCATGTGCGCGCCACGCGCTTCGACACGACGGACTTCGCGCCGGGCGAGGCGTTTTCCGGCGTTGCGTCCCCGGCGGGCCTTCGAGTATAA
- a CDS encoding zinc dependent phospholipase C family protein, with protein MPFCIAIATLVILLLLPDAQAHAWGPGVHMAVGNWFLANLDCLALDVARIVSLHPGAFLYGGLAADIFIGKGSVVRPGHSHNWATGLSLLARADSGRTRAYAYGYLAHLAADTVAHNHYVPGMLCALPAGGRLGHVYIEMQADAQVAWDTRQARELFARPQHDTDAALLATVRHRRWPFLLKKQVIKGHLSLCGRRRWDSSLDVAGRVLPLDGRGYFRDMFTLTLDAVGDFLARPGDSPVMELDPIGSTPLGRAGRLLRRGSPCQDRAGRAPGELFPLPGQLTGLPRVHDRQGNTEIPLRRAG; from the coding sequence ATGCCCTTTTGCATCGCCATCGCGACCCTCGTCATCCTGCTGCTGCTGCCCGACGCCCAGGCCCACGCCTGGGGGCCGGGGGTGCATATGGCCGTGGGCAACTGGTTTCTGGCCAACCTGGACTGCCTGGCCCTGGACGTGGCGCGCATCGTGTCCCTGCATCCCGGGGCCTTCCTCTACGGCGGCCTGGCGGCGGACATCTTCATCGGCAAGGGCAGCGTCGTGCGCCCCGGGCACAGCCACAACTGGGCCACGGGCCTCAGCCTGCTGGCCCGCGCCGACAGCGGGCGCACCCGAGCCTACGCCTACGGCTACCTCGCGCACCTGGCCGCCGACACCGTGGCCCACAACCACTACGTGCCGGGCATGCTCTGCGCCCTGCCCGCCGGGGGGCGCCTGGGCCACGTCTACATCGAGATGCAGGCCGACGCCCAGGTTGCCTGGGACACGCGCCAGGCCCGCGAGCTCTTCGCCCGGCCCCAGCACGACACCGACGCTGCCCTGCTGGCCACCGTGCGCCACCGGCGCTGGCCGTTCCTGCTCAAGAAGCAGGTCATCAAGGGCCATCTGTCCCTGTGCGGGCGCCGCCGCTGGGACAGCTCCCTGGACGTGGCCGGGCGCGTGCTGCCCCTGGACGGGCGCGGCTACTTCCGGGACATGTTCACCCTGACCCTGGACGCGGTGGGCGACTTCCTGGCCCGGCCCGGCGATTCCCCGGTCATGGAGCTGGACCCCATCGGCAGCACGCCCCTGGGCCGCGCCGGGCGCCTGCTGCGCCGGGGCAGCCCCTGCCAGGACCGCGCCGGGCGCGCCCCGGGCGAGCTCTTCCCCCTGCCGGGCCAGCTTACGGGCCTGCCCCGGGTCCACGACAGGCAGGGCAACACGGAAATCCCCCTGCGCCGCGCGGGCTGA
- the ilvB gene encoding acetolactate synthase large subunit, with protein sequence MERASGAEIVVRLLERQGIRIIPGIPGGANLPLYDALSRSAVIRHVLARHEQGAGFIAQGMARVTGQPQVFWATSGPGATNTLTALADARLDSVPLICITGQVPSAMIGTDAFQEVDIYGMSLPVTKHNFLVRSAAELLTVIPAAFRIAASGRPGPVLIDIPKDVQTQVASFAAWPAPGRPDPLPALDPDALARAAALINAAERPLLYLGGGAARSGAARAARELADGATIPAAMTLMGLGALPATHPLCLGMLGMHAAPCTNILLEECDLLVAVGVRFDDRATGKLDQFCPRARVVHIDIDPGEMDKLRTPEVGITADAAQALDALLPLVERRDRAPWAGRVARLRASHGFEPPYADDPASAYGVIAHVARLLGEDGVVCTDVGQHQMRTAQAYPFARPGRLLTSGGLGTMGFGVPAAIGAALARPDLPVACFSGDGSILMNIQELATAVEQGANVKIVLLDNNALGLVQQQQQLFYGGRIFGSDYRMRPDFTAIARGFGMRAFDLSTGVAPAQTLAMAFAERGPCLIRVPVPAAEGVYPMVPPGAANREMIGDAAHVRP encoded by the coding sequence ATGGAACGTGCAAGCGGAGCCGAAATCGTCGTCCGGCTCCTGGAACGCCAAGGCATCCGCATCATCCCCGGCATCCCCGGCGGCGCGAACCTGCCGCTGTACGACGCGCTGTCCAGAAGCGCCGTCATCCGCCACGTGCTCGCGCGCCACGAGCAGGGCGCCGGGTTCATCGCCCAGGGCATGGCCCGCGTCACCGGCCAGCCCCAGGTCTTCTGGGCCACCTCCGGCCCCGGGGCCACCAACACCCTGACCGCCCTGGCCGACGCCCGGCTGGACTCCGTGCCGCTCATCTGCATCACCGGCCAGGTGCCCAGCGCCATGATCGGCACCGACGCCTTCCAGGAGGTGGACATCTACGGCATGAGCCTGCCGGTGACCAAGCACAACTTCCTGGTGCGCTCCGCCGCCGAGCTGCTCACGGTCATCCCCGCCGCCTTCCGCATCGCCGCCTCGGGCCGCCCCGGCCCGGTGCTCATCGACATCCCCAAGGACGTGCAGACCCAGGTGGCGAGCTTCGCGGCCTGGCCCGCCCCGGGCCGCCCCGACCCCCTGCCTGCCCTGGACCCGGACGCCCTGGCCCGGGCCGCCGCGCTCATCAACGCCGCCGAGCGCCCCCTGCTCTACCTGGGCGGCGGCGCGGCGCGCTCGGGCGCGGCCCGGGCCGCCCGCGAGCTGGCCGATGGCGCGACCATCCCTGCGGCCATGACCCTCATGGGCCTGGGCGCCCTGCCCGCCACGCATCCGCTGTGCCTGGGCATGCTCGGCATGCACGCCGCGCCGTGCACCAATATCCTGCTGGAGGAATGCGACCTGCTCGTGGCCGTGGGCGTGCGCTTCGACGACCGCGCCACGGGCAAGCTCGACCAGTTCTGCCCCCGGGCCCGCGTGGTGCATATCGACATCGACCCCGGCGAGATGGACAAGCTGCGCACGCCCGAGGTGGGCATCACCGCCGACGCGGCCCAGGCCCTGGACGCGCTGCTGCCGCTGGTGGAGCGGCGCGACCGCGCCCCCTGGGCCGGGCGCGTGGCCCGGCTGCGCGCGAGCCACGGCTTCGAGCCGCCGTACGCCGACGACCCCGCCAGCGCCTACGGCGTCATCGCGCACGTGGCGCGGCTGCTGGGCGAGGACGGCGTGGTCTGCACCGATGTGGGCCAGCACCAGATGCGCACGGCCCAGGCCTACCCCTTCGCCCGCCCGGGCCGCCTGCTGACCTCCGGGGGCCTGGGCACCATGGGCTTCGGCGTGCCCGCCGCCATCGGCGCGGCCCTGGCCCGGCCCGACCTGCCCGTGGCCTGCTTCAGCGGCGACGGCAGCATCCTCATGAACATCCAGGAGCTGGCCACCGCCGTGGAGCAGGGCGCCAACGTCAAGATCGTGCTGCTGGACAACAACGCCCTGGGCCTGGTGCAGCAGCAGCAGCAGCTCTTCTACGGCGGGCGCATCTTCGGCTCGGACTACCGCATGCGCCCGGACTTCACGGCCATCGCCCGGGGCTTCGGCATGCGCGCCTTTGACCTGTCCACGGGCGTGGCCCCGGCCCAGACCCTGGCCATGGCCTTCGCCGAGCGCGGCCCGTGCCTGATCCGCGTGCCCGTGCCCGCCGCCGAGGGCGTGTACCCCATGGTGCCCCCCGGCGCCGCCAACCGCGAAATGATCGGAGACGCAGCCCATGTTCGCCCCTGA
- a CDS encoding secondary thiamine-phosphate synthase enzyme YjbQ, with amino-acid sequence MKSHRKELWFQVPTRRAFVHITPEVERCLAESGIREGLCLVNAMHITASVFINDDESGLHHDYEAWLERLAPHEPVSAYRHNVGEDNADAHMKRQIMGREVVVAVTDGRLDLGTWERIFYGEFDGRRKKRVLVKIIGE; translated from the coding sequence ATGAAATCCCACCGCAAGGAACTCTGGTTCCAGGTGCCCACGCGCCGGGCCTTCGTGCACATCACCCCCGAGGTGGAGCGCTGTCTGGCCGAGTCGGGCATCCGCGAAGGGCTGTGCCTGGTCAACGCCATGCACATCACCGCCAGCGTGTTCATCAACGATGACGAATCGGGCCTGCACCACGACTACGAGGCCTGGCTGGAGCGCCTGGCGCCCCACGAGCCCGTCTCCGCCTACCGCCACAACGTGGGCGAGGACAACGCCGACGCGCACATGAAGCGCCAGATCATGGGCCGCGAGGTGGTGGTGGCCGTGACCGACGGGCGGCTCGACCTCGGCACCTGGGAGCGCATCTTCTACGGGGAGTTCGACGGACGGCGCAAAAAGCGCGTGCTGGTCAAGATCATCGGGGAGTAG
- a CDS encoding ATP-dependent 6-phosphofructokinase — translation MPAKKDAPKARAKAAAPAAAATDIDTAIARVGVPKVPSPLPYSRFLPDDARAAVHLDEELDLPSGQTRRYDFELAGPREQVYFDPSKVKCAIVTCGGLCPGINDVIRAIVMDAHHNYRVAATLGIRFGLEGFIPKFGHNVWELTPASVSDIHLFGGTVLGSSRGPQAPDEIVDALERMNISVVFFIGGDGTMKAAHKVHLEAARRGARIAVIGIPKTIDNDINFVFQSFGFDTAVEAATQAIQCAHTEATGAYNGVGMVKLMGRESGFIAAQATLALKEVNFVLVPEAPLELDGPEGFLAALERRLRSRHHAVVVVAEGAGQGLCRASGSTDASGNVQLGDICTILRERIARHLAERGMQHTLKFIDPSYIIRSVPANANDRVYCGFLGQHAVHAAMSGRTGMVVSKMRGHYIHLPLTLVTAGRRTLNIDSDYWRAVMESTGQLAYAKGCDQGAGRS, via the coding sequence ATGCCCGCGAAAAAGGACGCCCCAAAGGCCCGCGCCAAGGCCGCCGCGCCCGCCGCAGCCGCCACGGACATCGACACCGCCATCGCCCGCGTGGGCGTGCCCAAGGTGCCCTCGCCGCTGCCCTACAGCCGCTTTCTGCCCGACGACGCCCGCGCCGCCGTGCACCTGGACGAGGAGCTGGACCTGCCCAGCGGCCAGACCCGGCGCTACGACTTCGAGCTGGCCGGCCCGCGCGAGCAGGTCTACTTCGACCCCTCCAAGGTCAAATGCGCCATCGTCACCTGCGGCGGCCTGTGCCCCGGCATCAACGACGTGATCCGGGCCATCGTCATGGACGCGCACCACAACTACCGCGTGGCCGCCACCCTGGGCATCCGCTTCGGCCTGGAGGGCTTCATCCCCAAGTTCGGGCACAATGTCTGGGAGCTGACCCCGGCCTCGGTCTCCGACATCCACCTCTTCGGCGGCACGGTGCTCGGCTCCTCGCGCGGGCCCCAGGCGCCCGACGAAATAGTGGACGCCCTGGAGCGCATGAACATCTCCGTGGTCTTCTTCATCGGCGGCGACGGCACCATGAAGGCCGCCCACAAGGTCCACCTGGAGGCCGCCCGACGCGGGGCGCGCATTGCCGTCATCGGCATCCCCAAGACCATCGACAACGACATCAACTTCGTCTTCCAGTCCTTCGGGTTCGACACCGCCGTGGAGGCCGCGACCCAGGCCATCCAATGCGCCCACACCGAGGCCACCGGCGCCTACAACGGCGTCGGCATGGTCAAGCTCATGGGCCGCGAGTCGGGCTTCATCGCCGCCCAGGCCACCCTGGCCCTCAAGGAGGTCAACTTCGTGCTCGTGCCCGAGGCGCCCCTGGAGCTGGACGGGCCCGAGGGTTTCCTGGCCGCCCTGGAGCGCCGCCTGCGCTCGCGCCACCACGCCGTGGTGGTGGTGGCCGAGGGCGCCGGGCAGGGCCTGTGCCGCGCCTCGGGCAGCACCGACGCCTCGGGCAACGTGCAGCTCGGCGACATCTGCACCATCCTGCGCGAGCGCATCGCCCGCCACCTGGCCGAGCGCGGCATGCAGCACACCCTGAAGTTCATCGACCCGAGCTATATCATCCGCTCGGTGCCCGCCAACGCCAACGACCGCGTGTACTGCGGCTTCCTGGGCCAGCACGCGGTGCACGCGGCCATGTCCGGACGCACGGGCATGGTGGTCAGCAAGATGCGCGGGCACTACATCCACCTGCCGCTGACCCTGGTCACCGCCGGGCGGCGCACGCTGAACATCGACTCCGACTACTGGCGCGCGGTGATGGAGAGCACCGGGCAGCTGGCCTACGCCAAGGGCTGCGACCAGGGCGCCGGGCGGTCCTGA
- a CDS encoding sensor histidine kinase, translated as MSDILLDSLRTLILVGILAALMRSGTSLGMRRFPGWRAIVAGFGLLAFGSSLDALGHFPQLMPQATLGNESVAGLLERVVGVLGGVCLIGWGLWRGLPTVAATQAGERELFRLKERYRIISAMTSDLNIDAVVEPDGSLRVEWISGSLHSDSGYTANDIMTFEQWHRVVEPEDRPLLESHIAAAVAGQPRNSELRARTRDGRVLWLALSTSASQDPGTSVRRLTTAVRDITARKLAEERTLRSLEENKVLLRELHHRVKNNLQVITGLLELAKSRIKDKDPEVLEACQDLHAKIGCMALVHTQLCADTAQGHVDFGAYARSLAAQAADIHGRPQVRLDLDLQEVPLDIDTAVPCGLALNELLTAAFKRAASGAAQRIAVEVRAQGGQMLVRVSDDGAADAAQGDGMGMRLLHNLVTLQLHGSIEFSPGPGTTATMRLPLERDADGFPLPSGPA; from the coding sequence ATGAGCGACATCCTGCTGGACTCCCTGCGCACCCTGATCCTTGTCGGCATCCTCGCCGCCCTGATGCGCTCGGGCACCTCCCTGGGCATGCGCCGCTTCCCGGGCTGGCGGGCCATCGTGGCCGGGTTCGGGCTGCTGGCCTTCGGCTCGTCCCTGGACGCCCTGGGGCACTTCCCGCAGCTCATGCCGCAGGCCACCCTGGGCAACGAATCCGTGGCCGGGCTGCTGGAACGAGTGGTGGGCGTCCTGGGCGGGGTCTGCCTCATCGGCTGGGGCCTGTGGCGCGGGCTGCCCACGGTGGCCGCGACCCAGGCGGGCGAACGCGAGCTGTTCCGCCTCAAGGAGCGCTACCGGATCATCAGCGCCATGACCTCCGACCTGAACATCGACGCCGTGGTGGAGCCCGACGGCTCGCTGCGCGTGGAATGGATCTCCGGCTCCCTGCACTCCGACAGCGGCTACACTGCGAACGACATCATGACCTTCGAGCAATGGCACCGCGTGGTGGAGCCCGAGGACCGGCCCCTGCTGGAAAGCCATATCGCCGCCGCCGTGGCCGGGCAGCCGCGCAATAGCGAACTGCGCGCCCGCACCCGCGACGGGCGCGTCCTGTGGCTGGCCCTGTCCACCAGCGCCAGCCAGGACCCCGGGACCTCCGTGCGGCGGCTGACCACCGCCGTGCGCGACATCACCGCCCGCAAGCTGGCCGAGGAACGGACCCTGCGCTCCCTGGAGGAGAACAAGGTCCTGCTGCGCGAGCTGCACCACCGGGTCAAGAACAACCTCCAGGTCATCACTGGGCTGCTGGAGCTGGCCAAAAGCCGCATCAAGGACAAGGACCCCGAAGTGCTCGAAGCCTGCCAGGACCTGCACGCCAAGATCGGCTGCATGGCCCTGGTGCACACCCAGCTCTGCGCCGACACGGCCCAGGGCCACGTCGATTTCGGCGCCTACGCCCGCAGCCTCGCCGCCCAGGCGGCGGACATCCATGGCCGCCCGCAGGTGCGCCTGGACCTCGACCTGCAGGAGGTGCCCCTGGACATCGACACCGCCGTGCCCTGCGGGCTGGCGCTCAACGAGCTGCTCACCGCCGCCTTCAAGCGCGCGGCCAGCGGGGCGGCGCAGCGCATCGCCGTGGAGGTCCGCGCCCAGGGCGGGCAGATGCTGGTGCGCGTGAGCGACGACGGGGCCGCCGACGCCGCCCAGGGCGACGGCATGGGCATGCGCCTGCTGCACAATCTGGTCACGCTGCAACTGCACGGCAGCATTGAGTTCTCGCCCGGCCCGGGCACCACGGCCACCATGCGCCTGCCCCTGGAGCGCGATGCCGACGGGTTCCCCTTGCCTTCCGGCCCGGCTTGA
- the ilvN gene encoding acetolactate synthase small subunit: MFAPDPAPAKEKAMQHVVLELTVNNHPGVMSHVCGLFSRRAYNVEGIACMPVGDGAKSRIWLLVEDQRRLEQMITQVGKLEDVRHVARHGGDHPVFAELGRFFKA, translated from the coding sequence ATGTTCGCCCCTGACCCCGCCCCCGCCAAGGAGAAGGCCATGCAGCACGTCGTGCTCGAACTCACGGTGAACAACCATCCCGGCGTCATGTCCCACGTCTGCGGGCTGTTCTCGCGCCGGGCCTACAACGTGGAGGGCATCGCCTGCATGCCCGTGGGCGATGGTGCCAAAAGCCGCATCTGGCTGCTGGTGGAAGACCAGCGCCGCCTGGAGCAGATGATCACCCAGGTGGGCAAGCTGGAAGACGTGCGCCATGTGGCGCGCCACGGCGGCGACCACCCGGTGTTCGCGGAGCTGGGGCGGTTCTTCAAGGCGTAG
- the cbiM gene encoding cobalt transporter CbiM, which produces MHISEGVLSPAVLAGGWALAAGGTALGLRRLDHDRLMTVAILSAAFFVASLIHVPVGPASAHLILNGLLGAMLGLAAFPAILVALTLQAVLFQFGGLTVLGVNTFTMAFSAAACGWAFRPLLARGGRAGGVGAFLCGALGVGLAGLFTACALALSGEGFRAVAVALLLAHLPVMLVEGVVTALVVSFLARVRPEALDFAHVR; this is translated from the coding sequence ATGCATATTTCCGAAGGAGTGCTTTCCCCGGCGGTGCTGGCCGGAGGCTGGGCCCTGGCGGCAGGGGGGACGGCCCTGGGGCTGCGGCGGCTGGACCACGACCGGCTGATGACCGTGGCCATTCTCTCGGCGGCGTTTTTCGTGGCCTCGCTGATCCATGTGCCCGTGGGCCCGGCCAGCGCGCACCTGATTCTCAACGGTCTGCTGGGGGCCATGCTCGGGCTGGCGGCGTTTCCGGCCATCCTGGTGGCGCTGACGCTCCAGGCCGTGCTCTTCCAGTTCGGCGGGCTCACGGTGCTTGGGGTCAACACCTTCACCATGGCCTTTTCCGCCGCCGCGTGCGGCTGGGCCTTCCGCCCGCTGCTGGCGCGCGGCGGGCGCGCCGGGGGCGTGGGCGCGTTCCTGTGCGGCGCCCTGGGCGTAGGGCTGGCCGGGCTCTTCACGGCCTGCGCCCTGGCCCTGTCGGGCGAGGGCTTCCGGGCCGTGGCCGTGGCGCTGCTGCTGGCGCATCTGCCGGTGATGCTCGTGGAGGGCGTGGTCACGGCCCTGGTGGTGTCCTTCCTGGCCCGGGTGCGGCCCGAGGCCCTGGACTTCGCGCACGTCCGCTAG